In the Alteromonas sp. M12 genome, one interval contains:
- a CDS encoding response regulator transcription factor gives MTTNLVIAEDQTLVLDALTALIGFESDIKVVASCGDGAKALSFINSSDVIPDIVLTDIEMPHMTGIELAETLQKQHPSIKIVIMTTFAKAGYMRRAIEAGVRGIVLKEAPSNYLITSLRKVISGERVIDTELAMMALGDKDPLNSKERKALKLAAEGLSTAEISEKLFIAQGTVRNYLSEAISKMNATNRVDAARIANQKGWL, from the coding sequence ATGACTACAAATTTAGTTATTGCTGAAGATCAAACCTTAGTGCTCGATGCACTGACCGCATTAATTGGTTTTGAATCAGATATAAAGGTAGTGGCGTCTTGTGGTGATGGGGCAAAAGCGCTTAGTTTTATTAATAGTTCAGATGTAATCCCCGATATTGTATTGACCGATATTGAAATGCCACATATGACGGGCATCGAACTTGCCGAAACCTTGCAGAAGCAACATCCAAGCATAAAAATTGTGATCATGACGACTTTCGCCAAAGCCGGCTATATGCGTCGAGCAATTGAGGCTGGGGTACGGGGGATCGTGCTCAAAGAAGCTCCCAGTAACTATTTAATTACCAGTTTACGTAAAGTGATAAGCGGCGAGCGAGTAATTGATACCGAGCTAGCCATGATGGCGTTAGGGGATAAGGATCCACTTAACAGCAAAGAGCGTAAAGCACTAAAACTTGCGGCTGAAGGCTTGTCTACCGCTGAAATTTCAGAGAAATTATTTATTGCGCAAGGCACAGTGCGTAACTATCTTTCAGAAGCCATATCTAAGATGAATGCGACCAACCGAGTTGATGCGGCGCGAATTGCCAATCAGAAAGGGTGGTTATAG